A stretch of Gouania willdenowi chromosome 21, fGouWil2.1, whole genome shotgun sequence DNA encodes these proteins:
- the LOC114455728 gene encoding cell surface glycoprotein CD200 receptor 1 isoform X3 produces the protein MAPLVLNIPNVSSEGAGVYTCKTYYNGGDEEFTFIVSVIVPPKVNAWRELRDGKMVAVCEAEGGNPAANISWSFTGNLLTYKSELSDGLFRVESSLEVPEGVDPENISCVVSHPSWQENRKLVPRLQTGKAYSPWILLILVMVVVLLGVLFFAQKKLIIWRRCQKSDSTSLTPPPREDVEEVEPYASYVQRVNSIYGRQ, from the exons AAACGTTTCCAGTGAAGGTGCCGGAGTTTATACCTGTAAAACCTATTACAACGGCGGGGACGAAGAATTCACGTTTATTGTGTCTGTTATAG TTCCTCCTAAAGTGAACGCCTGGCGAGAGCTCAGGGATGGCAAGATGGTGGCGGTTTGCGAAGCTGAAGGAGGAAATCCTGCTGCTAACATCAGCTGGAGTTTCACAGGAAACCTTTTGACATATAAGTCTGAACTTTCTGATGGGTTATTTAGAGTCGAGAGCAGTCTGGAAGTCCCTGAAGGAGTTGATCCAGAAAACATAAGCTGCGTTGTCAGTCATCCCTCCTGGCAAGAAAACAGGAAGCTGGTACCTAGACTTCAAACTGGAAAAG CCTATTCACCCTGGATACTTCTCATTTTGGTgatggttgttgttttgttgggggttttgttttttgcacaaAAGAAACTAATCATATGGCG ACGATGCCAAAAGTCTGATAGCACCTCACTGACACCACCCCCA AGAGAAGACGTGGAGGAAGTGGAGCCGTACGCGAGCTACGTTCAACGCGTCAACTCCATCTATGGGCGGCAGTAG